One Aegilops tauschii subsp. strangulata cultivar AL8/78 chromosome 2, Aet v6.0, whole genome shotgun sequence genomic window, ttcACATGGCGGTTCATCCCtttgggcctcaagtcgcctctgggtcttgAGCCGCCAATGGGCTTGCTATGACCTGCCATCTTCATTGTTAAGTCGCCGGTGGCATGactcggcccctcctgggcggttcataccgaatagttatatccccaacaggatccaaataaaataaatagcaTAAAAGGAGCACAACAATCAAGTGCTATGGAGTATAGTTGCGGACTTAGAATCTCAGCACTAGGGGTGCCACGGTTCAAAGTTTAAACTAAACATCATCGTAATATCGATAAATAGTCTTAAAATAGCATAAATTTGATAGCTATCTAGTGTTCAATACATATAAAATATACTTTACAATTTTGTAGGGGGGTGCACCGGCACCCCCACTAGATCCATTGGAGTAGCAACTGACGCTTAACAAGATCATCTTGGAGCTGGATATGAACTTCTTTGTTCTTGATGCTTTGAAGTGCTGCGAAGAATCTATGTATCATGTTTACATCGTGTTCTCGCTCAACAGGATCCCCATTGGAGATGTACCGAAAGTTCCCTGGCATGCCTTTTTCATCTTCAATGATCATGTTACACAACACGATGCGACATGTCATTATTTGCCATTGGACCTGTGGGTTCTAATACTTGGCAGTGCCATGAATAGTGCCAAAGTGCTTCTGAAACACACCGAAAGCTCTCTCAACAGTCAACATCATTCCTTGCCGACTCTTGACGCATTGCAAAGTGGGGTCTCTTCTTGACTTGAGGATGTGGGATTGTCGTTACAAATTTGGCCCATGGACAATAGATGTCATCTACAAGGTAGTAACCCATCATGTACTAACGGCCATTGACAACATAGTTGCAAGGAGGAGCATCTCCGACAACAAGCCTTCCGAACAATGGTGACCTTGACAACACATTCGAGTTATTATGACAGCCAGGAAATTCAAAGAATGAATCCAAATCCATAGATCCTCCGATGCAACAACCTCATAAAAGATTATTGGATCTCTGGAGTGCCCATTGTACTGAACTTTCCATCCCACATGACAATTCTTCCAATGTCCTGTACATGCAATCAATTGATCCAAGCATCCCAGGACATCCTAGTTCTTCACCCAAATCTAAGAGTCCCTCGGTTTCTTGAGATCGATCCACTATCATTCGCCATAGGCCATAGGGGGCGGGGGTCCTGAGTGGCTTGGCGCACCGTCGGGCTTCCTAGCATGCAGGCCACCCCCGGTGTAGTGCACCGTCATTCGCCATTAGCGTGATCGGTTAGTATATTCCACCTCATCAAAATATACATGCCAACGACTATTTTTCAAGCCCTAGCTACCACAAAATGTACATCGTCATCGTCATTGTCGTCGATCAACATGTGCGCCATCACCACCATCAAAAGCAACACTAGTAGTAGTGCTTGCCTAGCCAGGTCATAAGCCAGATCACCCTATGGATGTCCCCCATGGCAACAAACCCAACACCATGTGCCGTATCATCCGGCAGGTGGCTCAGAGCAACCATCAGAGGCTACGGAGTGAAGCCACCTTGATCCATGCCGGCGATGTACAACTCAGGGTGGACGTCGACTGACTTGCTCTTCCTAATGCGGTTGCCACCTCCTTGACGTGGTCAGTCATGTCGTTGAAGGTGCTCAGTTCCTCTTCCATCAAGTCGCGCCTCCTCCTCATCCTATCAAGCACAAGAACATGATCAGCACCTTCATTAGGACCATCAAGGACTACTTTGTACCAACATAACTACATCCATTTTGACCACTAACGGTGTCAAATAACACTTGAAAAGACAATTTACCCCTGATGCAACTTGAGACCAAAATTATTTACATGACAAGCAATAATATTTTTAATATTTACATTTACAATCAGGTCGGGATTTGGGTCGGGAGAGAGAGGGCTGGTTCGACCTCTTTTTTTTGGTATGGTATAGTCGTACAGACATGGGCGGCAAGAATTTAACGTACAGACTATCACAATCACAAAAAGACATAAATTTTAGACTTGGTGTTAGTGTTAGATTGGGAAGTAAAAAAGATTTCAGTGTCAAATAAGAAAACACAATTTAAAAAAGTCAATTTGTGAACCGTTGATTTCCAATCGGACCACGCAGACCACCCATCTTCTCTCCAGCCCCCAACTGCTCCATCCATCCCCAATCCAATGCCGCGAGATCGAgcagaggccgccgccgccggcggtgTCGCCGGCCTCCCGCCGGACATGCTAGCCAACATCCGAGACCGCCTAGGCCTCCTCGACCGCCTCGCCTTTGCCGCCGCCTTCCGCATGCCGGAGGTGCCGTGCCTCGTCCTGCCCGGCGACACCCCAGAGACGGCCACAGTCTTCTCGCTGGCGCACCGCCGCTCTGCCGTCATGCGCGCCCCAGGGCCTGACCACCTCTTCCTGGGATCTTCATTCTCACGCGGGTGGCTCGTCACCGCTGATGCCTTCGCCCGGCTGCACCTCGTCAACCCGGTCACCGGCGAGCAGCGGGCGCTCCCGGCCATCGAGACCATCCCCTGCGTCGACGCCCAAGGTGGGGGCTCCGTCTTCTCGTTCGAGGAGAAGCCGTTCATCAGGGCCCCCCCGCCGTACCCCGACGGCTTCGCAGCGATGACCCCCGGCTCGATGCGCCGCTACTTCTACCGCAAGGTCGTCCTCTCCGACTCCGCCGCCATCGCCATGCTCATCACCGATCTACGGTACGGCGCTGTGGCCTTCGCCACGGCGGAGAGCCGCGTGTGGAGGCTAGTGCCCTCACGCTATGGCATTGCCAAGGCCGGCACCAAGTGTGCTAGGTGGCCGAGGCCGCCCTCACGCAACAGCATCGAGGACGCCGTCCACCATGAGGGCATGTTCTACTCGATCACTTACTCCGGCGAGTTGGAGGCGTGGGAGCAGGACGCCGATAGTACCGGCGTGTTCACCAGTGTGGTGGTAGCGCCAGAGCAGCCCTGGTGCGACCACAGCAAGTACCTGGTGACGGCGCCGGGCGGCCGACTGATGGTCGTGCTCAAGCAGTCTGATAAGATCACGCATCGGTTGACATTCAAGGTGCAAGTCCTTGACGCCGGTGCCAAACAATGGAAGGAGGTGGACGACATCGGCAACGCCGCGCTGTTTGTCGGGGTGAATGGTTCGCTGTGGGTGTCGACGAGGGAGCACCCTGAGTTTAAGGCCGCCGACGATATGTCGCTGTACTACCCCGACAACCAGCATGGCGCCGGGGTGTTCAGCCTCAAGGACGGCAGGGAGGAGAAGGTCGTGGGCCTTGGGCCGCACCGGAACAAGCCGGCGGCGGCGTGGTTCACGCTTTGCATCCCATGATAAATATGGTGTCTGACTTCATAGCTTGGGTGGGTTAAGTACTAGCGAAGTTCAGATGCAGTTACAGGATTCTAAATCAAGGAACAGTTGGGTTTGATTTTCAGTAAAAGGCTTGAGAACACAGGAAACAGTTTGATTTTCAGCTTCTTCTTTTCACCCTTCAGATCGCGGCACCAAACAAAGGTGGCCTCTTTAGGTTTTCCGAGGGAAGAGTCTAATCAGTGTTGCAGGGTTCAGACTTACTTTTATGCTAAGATGATTGCAACCCATATTAGTAACTAATTATTGCCTTGTGAAGTTTCTCTGGATTAACTAACAGGTTTAAGTTCAGAGACAAACAGAGGAGAAGAGTAATTCTGATGATTTATTCGAAACTGCAACCAAGCTAGCAAAATGCCTTGCCCTTTGATTGTTTCAAACTGCAACCAAGTTGTTATAGCATGCATCATACACCAACTCTGGAATATGTTTACCTAGCATGCACTGCATCTGCCTGCCTGTTGATGATCATGCAGATTTGTGGGGAGGGGTGCTGAGAGGGTACATTGCATTACCATTTACCAGCCAAATCGGTGGCATTCGGTTTTGCCTTGTTAAGAAAGCATTTGATGCTATTGATTATTGAAGGGAATCAAACTGTCGTTTTCGCCCATTTCTGTGATTATTAGAGTAGCAAGCATCCTCTGTTTTCTCTTACTAGcagagtatgcctcttgctgcacTTTTCTCATGATATATTCAACTGTGGTTTCACTTTACGGCGTGCTACAGACTTACTTCCATGGTTGTAATATAAGTAATAAGTCTCTGGTCCATCCTTGGTAATATCAGAGAGGAATACAGGTAGGTAGGTGGTGAGGATGAGACCACTTAATTAGCTTATGCTGCTTTTGTGGGTCGTGTCTTGATTTTGTGCTTTTTAGTCAGTTTATTTAGGCTGAGTGACCATCTTTCCTTTCTGCTTTTCTTGTTTTTCGGCTGTGACATTTTGGAAATGTGCCTCCTTTTGCCGAAAGAAAGAAGGAAGGAAGCTTGGTAAAGGAACCGGAGATGCCTGCTAATTAAAGGTGCtgcaaagaaagaaagaaagaaagaaagaaagaaagaaagaaaggccAGCTTAACTGCAACGAGCTTCCTTTCCTTGGTGGGAAGGGATCGATCCAGGTGAACCTTGCTTTCTTTCTTCTACCGAATTACTCCACGCGCTGGTTGATTGATTTGGTTTCTTTTGCTTGCGATCTCACTCACTGAAGGCGCTGCTGGTTTCCCTTCCTCACAGATCTTGCAAAGCAACTTCATAGAAAAGCATGCTGAGCAGCTTAATTTGGGGTGAGCAGACTGCATGTGGATGATGATCTGCTCATCATCCCGCTGCTCCTTTCCTTTGACACCAATCGTCGCTGGAAGCAGCCAGCGCTGATCTCGATCTAGGTGAGCGCCCTTCTCCTTTGCTTGGATTTCTTTTACCGCATATGCGTCCTTGATTTCTTCTGCGCTCAACATCATACTAGCTACTTCTTGCTATATATCCTCACATCATGCTACAGCTTACATAGTCATGCGCGGGTTTCGGGGCCCCATTGCCATCTTGAGTGGTCGCTCATCATACTATTTTTTTTCCTGTGTGTTGTTAAACAAATACTGGAATTCAGCAATCTTTATTTTAGTTTATAACAAACCAAAATGGGAAAACTTCACCAAGACAGCAAGGGAGATGGACTGGATTAATTAATGTTACCCTTGCTTGCTGATGAGTCTGTTCAAAGTTCAAACTAATTTCATTGGTGGAAACATATCTGGAGACAACAGTTATTGCAATTGTCCccttgcaaaaaaaaaaaaaaacagttACTGCAATTGTCAGCTTGTTGTATACTTACTTTGATTCAAATCTTACTTCCATAATGCTAGCCAGCTGTGTAATGCTAATAACTTCCACTGTTTGCTCACAGGACGTAAGTGGATTTCCAGAATCCAGCCAGCATGAACTTGTCTGCTACCATTGGGTTCATCAGTGGCATCAATGAGTGTGTCACTTTGTGGCAGTGGGCCAAATCTTCCATTTCATCTTTGCACTCCCGATGGAGTGGCTCACATGATCAAATTCTCCAGGATCGCGTATTGCAGCTAGAGAGTGGCCTACAAGCTCTCAGAGATACTCTTCCTGTAATGCATGACCTCATTAATAAAGCAGAGTGGGGGAGCCATGACGACATTGTGGCAAGTCTCCTTCTGAATCTCAAGGATGCAGTGTCTGATGCCGAGGACCTTCTTGATGAGTTCGCATGGTACGAGAAGAAGGTGCAAGTGGAGGGCAATGCAAGCCAATCTCCTTTCATTGAATTCTTCGATACCGTCATCCAAGGCAACTTCAACAAGCTGAATGATGTCCAATTGAGGTTGAATCGTCTTTCGAGTCAACTGAAGAATATGGGGCTTCATGGAGTTACACAACGCTTTGACAAATTAGTCAGGCCGGAGACCACCTCTTTGCTAAATGAAACCAAAATCTTTGACCTGATAATTTGGATTTGTGTTTCGGATGACTTTGATGTGAAGAGGCTAACTAAAGAGGTCATACAATCCTGTACCAGAAAGGAGGGGACAAATGATAATCTGGATTCTCTTCAGCATGCTCTTTTGAAGCAAGTGAACAACAAAAGGTTATTGATAGTCCTTGACGACATGTGGGATGATGCCTTGAAGGAAAATGGGCAGTGCTGGAAGAGGTTTTGTGCACCATTTAGAACTGTCCAGGAGGGAAGTATGATGTTGGTCACCACTAGATGTCTAAAGGTTACCGAGGGGGTGCGCACAATGGAGCCAGTTAAATTAGAAGGTTTAAAGGATGAAGTCTTTTGGAAGTTCTTCAAATTGTGTGTGTTTGGATCTGAGGGTTCTGATAATGATCCTGAATTAGAGCTTATTGGCAGAAAAATAGTTCCTAAATTGAAGGGTTCTCCTTTGGCCGCCAAAACTCTGGGACGCATGTTAAGCATGGACCTTCAAGCATCACACTGGAATTTTATACTTGAGAGTGAATTGTGGGAGTTG contains:
- the LOC109750575 gene encoding uncharacterized protein, with protein sequence MPRDRAEAAAAGGVAGLPPDMLANIRDRLGLLDRLAFAAAFRMPEVPCLVLPGDTPETATVFSLAHRRSAVMRAPGPDHLFLGSSFSRGWLVTADAFARLHLVNPVTGEQRALPAIETIPCVDAQGGGSVFSFEEKPFIRAPPPYPDGFAAMTPGSMRRYFYRKVVLSDSAAIAMLITDLRYGAVAFATAESRVWRLVPSRYGIAKAGTKCARWPRPPSRNSIEDAVHHEGMFYSITYSGELEAWEQDADSTGVFTSVVVAPEQPWCDHSKYLVTAPGGRLMVVLKQSDKITHRLTFKVQVLDAGAKQWKEVDDIGNAALFVGVNGSLWVSTREHPEFKAADDMSLYYPDNQHGAGVFSLKDGREEKVVGLGPHRNKPAAAWFTLCIP